The genomic DNA GGCAACGTATAGTTTCTTTCCTAGCCTCCACTTTTCTGCCatggcgacgctgcgccgctgcatCCAGCCGGGCGACTGGGTGATTGTGTTTGCCGTACGTGTTTCTTCTCACATAGTCGCGCGACCGCACCCCGACACCGGTCTGTGTCGAGGCCgggcagcagctcgtgaACCTCTACGGGACGTTTCTGCACGATGACATGGTCGGGCAGCCGTACGGCTGCAAGCTGCATTCGCGCAACCGCAAAGGGTTTGTGTACCTGCTGAAGCCTACGCCGGAGCTGTGGACGATCTCGCTGCCCCACCGTACGCAGATCCTGTATGCGCCGGACATGGCCTTTATCGTGATGAAGCTCAACCtctcgccgggcgcgacggTGATCGAGTCGGgcaccggctcgggctcgttTACGCATAcgctcgcacgcaccgTCGCGCGGGGCCCGCCGGCTGGCGATGGCGTGGGGCAGCTGCCGGCGACGTGGAACGGCGCGAACGCATCGCCTGGCTATGCGCCGGGGGCGTACGACGGCCGTGTGTACTCGTTCGAGTTCcacgcggagcgcgtcgagaaagcgcgcgccgagttttccgagcacggcctcgacaagacggtcgtgctcgagcaccgcaacGTGTGCAAAGACGGCTTTGGGCtgacgagcgcggccgacgccgcgttCCTCGACCTCCCGGCGCCGTGGGAGGCCGTGCCGTTTGCCAAAgagtcgctgcgcgcggaTGTCGTGACGCGCATCTGCTGCTTCTCGCCGTGTATTGAGCAGGTGCTGCGTacggtcgcggcgctgtcCGAGCACGGGTTCAGCGACGTGTCGACGTACGAGAGTCTTATCCGGACGCACGAATCGCTGACCAAtgttgcgccgctcgagcc from Malassezia japonica chromosome 1, complete sequence includes the following:
- the TRM61 gene encoding guanidinoacetate N-methyltransferase (COG:J; BUSCO:EOG09262H50; EggNog:ENOG503NW0U) — its product is MATLRRCIQPGDWVIVFASRDRTPTPVCVEAGQQLVNLYGTFLHDDMVGQPYGCKLHSRNRKGFVYLLKPTPELWTISLPHRTQILYAPDMAFIVMKLNLSPGATVIESGTGSGSFTHTLARTVARGPPAGDGVGQLPATWNGANASPGYAPGAYDGRVYSFEFHAERVEKARAEFSEHGLDKTVVLEHRNVCKDGFGLTSAADAAFLDLPAPWEAVPFAKESLRADVVTRICCFSPCIEQVLRTVAALSEHGFSDVSTYESLIRTHESLTNVAPLEPIKDVVDRIRDNERRREGRREMQMANSRMEREKREAAKKKESKEEREGGDGSGEVEVDDEATETEAKETDGSAQPETETHGLADVSMHTEPADSAETPSDEPAKRKADDGDEPATKRRTQPADDGPAEPPAEMLYSAGFRQRLELRPLTPTNVCAATRAT